In Candidatus Glassbacteria bacterium, the genomic stretch ACCAAGAACAAGAGAAAACTCCGGAGCAGTTAGAATTGTTTTAAGATGCCCCGCCTTGTAGGCGGGGTAATTCACTAACCCACACCTTAATAAAGATAAATTTCTAATATTATTGGTAAGCGTTGGTCGTATAATGGCCTTCCAATTACCGCTGACTCTGTGGATACTGCCCGCTTTTCCCTTGTCTTCAGCCGCCAGACAGCTTTTCTCTTTACTGCCGCCGCAATATCAAACAACCGCCTGCACGATTACCGCCACGAACAGTCCGCCGAGCACGGCACAGGCTGCCGCATAGACCGCCCTCAACGCAGCAGGCGCGACGCCAGCCGGTGGCAGTATTCCTCGATAGCCGTGTAACCCGACTGCATTATGCGCGTGTGGTCCGAGCTGTCGGCCGGGTTCAGGCCGTTGATGCGCTCCCACGAGTCGGCCATCCCGTCGCGGTCGGAGTCGGTTGGGGATTGCGCTGCGGCCAGGCCGGCCATCAGGTCATCCGGCTCCCGCTTTCCCCAGTCGCCGGAGCGGGAGCGGACCTCGGCCACGGTGCGTCTGGTCAGGACGTCGCGTGGAAAACAGCCCGCCCGTTCGAGCACCAGGTGGTAGGCGTCGCGCGAGGGCTGGGTGGTCACCGGCGGAGTAGCGAACTCCGCTCGCGAGCGGACCCCGAGCGGGCAGTAGTGGCTGAAGCTGGCGGAGATATTTGTCAGCGCCCAGGGGTCGTTCACCAGCCCCACACCGTCCACGTAGTTATCGCGCAGGAAATACAGGGCGCTGTCGGCGAAACAGAACGGGTGGATCGTCTTGCTGGACGGCCCGCGTTTGTAGTAGTTGCCGATGATATTAAAGCCGAGCTTGTTGGGCGGGTTGTCGTGCAGGAACCCGTCACGGGCGTTATACACCACGTTGTTGCGCACATCCGAGGGTCCGTTGGCGACCGCCGGGTGACGGCGGCTGTTGTTGGCGAACAGGTTATGGTGCACCGAGATCGGGCCGCCGTCAGGACCGCAGAGCAGCCCGTAGTTGTGCCGTCCCTTGTAGTGTCCCTCGACACAGGCTTCCTCGATACTGCACCATTGCACCGTGCTGTGGCGGGCCTGGTAGAAGCCGATATTCTCGTCCGTGCTCCAGGCCACGGAGATGTGGTCCAGGATGCAGCGGTCGACCATGTTGAACTGGACCGCGTCCTGGTCGCTGCCGTCGCCGGTGGAAAGCTGCACCGGCCGCACGCGCAGGAAGCGCACCACGATATCGCCCAGCCTGCCGCTGTCGGCCGATTCGGCGGCGAACTTGCCCCGGATCGTGATCCCGGCGCCTGGCGCGGTCTGGCCCATGATCGTGATCCTGCCGTGCTCGATTGTTACGGGAGCGTCGATCATTCCGCTGGTGTCGAACACGACGATCCGCGCTCCGCGCGCGCTGCAGGCTTCCTGGAAACTTCCCGGTCCGTCAGGCTTGAGATTGGTGACATGGATCACCTGTCCTCCGCGGCCTCCGGGAGTGTACGCACCCCAGCCCTCGGCGCCCGGAAAGGCGGGGATCGAGTCGAGTGCGGCTGACAGGGATTGAGCGGCCAGCGCAAGTGCAAAAACGCAAAGCAGGTGCATGGAAGCGGCGGCAGGTTTCATCGGGCGGACTCCGGCGGCTAGAGTTAATCAGCAGGGGATAATAATTATCACAGTTCGGCCAGCAGGCCCAGCAGGTCGTTAATGTCCACGGTCCCGTCGTAGTCCACATCGGCGGCCCACGGATCGCCCCCGCCGAGACGCAGCGAGAGCAGCAGCTTGATCAGGTCGAAAATGTCCCGGTCCCCGTCGGAGTCCAGATCCCCTTTGGCGGGCAGCCCATCCACCCGGCCGATCAGGTTGGCGGCCAGTAGATTGGCGTATTCCTCCACAGCCGTATAGCCGGACTCCATCACGGTGGCGTGGTCCGAGCCGTCGGCCGGGTTCAGGCCGTTAACGCGCTCCCAGGCGTCGGCCATCCCGTCACGGTCCCCGTCAACCACCGGGGCGCCCCAGACCATGCCGATCATCAGAT encodes the following:
- a CDS encoding pectate lyase precursor, with protein sequence MSAALDSIPAFPGAEGWGAYTPGGRGGQVIHVTNLKPDGPGSFQEACSARGARIVVFDTSGMIDAPVTIEHGRITIMGQTAPGAGITIRGKFAAESADSGRLGDIVVRFLRVRPVQLSTGDGSDQDAVQFNMVDRCILDHISVAWSTDENIGFYQARHSTVQWCSIEEACVEGHYKGRHNYGLLCGPDGGPISVHHNLFANNSRRHPAVANGPSDVRNNVVYNARDGFLHDNPPNKLGFNIIGNYYKRGPSSKTIHPFCFADSALYFLRDNYVDGVGLVNDPWALTNISASFSHYCPLGVRSRAEFATPPVTTQPSRDAYHLVLERAGCFPRDVLTRRTVAEVRSRSGDWGKREPDDLMAGLAAAQSPTDSDRDGMADSWERINGLNPADSSDHTRIMQSGYTAIEEYCHRLASRLLR